The DNA segment CCCGAAAGGGTGGTGGACGCTTTGTATAACAAGGAAATTACAAAGACCGCATTCAACGCAGCATTCGAAATGCTTTGTCTAAAAAAGTACTTCCCTGATGCGGACTATACGAACTGGGAATGTACCTCTGTACTAGCGTTATACTGCAGTTTACCTGCAAGCCTCGATAATGTGTCTAAGGCTTTACGATTAGGTGAAGCCAAGGATGCAAGAGGTAAACGCTTAATTCAATTTTTCTCTGTACCACGTAAGCCTACTAAGACAAATCCTAAGACACGTAATATGCCTGAGGATGCGCCGGAGAAATGGGCGGAATATATTGAATATAACCGCCAAGACGTAGTAGTAGAGAGGGCAATTCGTAAACGCTTACTTTCGTTAAAGCCACCTGCTATCGAGCACGAGTACTGGCTACTCGACCAAGATATCAACTGGCGAGGCGTGAAAGTAGATATGGAACTCGTCGATGCAGCGCTTGCTTGTAACGACGAAATCGTGGAAGAAGCTACCGAGTCATCCAAGATATTAACAGGATTAGAGAATCCTAACAGTACTATGCAACTTAAAGAGTGGTTAACTGCAAGACTAGGATATGATCTAGAGACAATGCGAAAAGACGATGTATCAAACCTCTTGGCACAGGATATCCCCTCCGATGTTCGCAAGGTACTACAAAATAGACAGGTGCTCGGTAATTCCTCCATCAAAAAATACTTAGCCATGAAAAACGCTGTGTGTTCTGATGGTCGTATCCACGGCATGCTTCAGTTTTATGGAGCTATGCGTAGTGGACGATGGGCGGGCCGTGTAGTACAACTACAGAACCTCCCTCGTAACTATCTAGAAGATTTAGACACAGCTCGGGACGTTCTTAAAAGTAGAGATGTAGAAATGCTAGACCTACTCTATGGAAACCCGGGTGATGTGATTAAGCAACTTATCCGTACTGCTCTTGTAGCAGAGGATGGGCACCGATTTATTGTAGCCGACTTTAGCGCTATTGAAGCCCGTGTTATCGCCTGGCTAGCTCACGAGAAGTGGCGCCAGGATGTATTTGCGCAAGGTGGCGACATCTACTGTGCATCCGCATCCAGTATGTTCCACGTGCCGGTTGAGAAGCACGGTGTTAACGGGCACCTTCGCCAAAAAGGTAAGGTAGCAGAATTAGCGCTTGGCTATGGTGGCGGTGTAGGGGCCATGAAAGCGATGGATTCAAAAGGTGAAATTCCTGAGAAGGAGTTACCTGGTATCATCGAAGCTTGGCGACAAGCAAGTCCACGAATTACGAAATTTTGGAAAGACGCAGACAGCGCAGCAAAGCAAGTAGTGAGAACAGGAGAACCCGTACGAATTATACAAGGCAATATTAAATTCTTTAAATCGAAAGGCTTCCTGTTCATTGAATTACCGTCCGGTCGCAGACTTGCCTATGCAAGACCAAGACTCGGGCTTAACCAGTTCGGTAGTGAGTCGATTGAGTATGACGGTATGGATCAGGTTAAGAATACATGGGGCAGAGTTGAAACCTACGGCGGAAAGCTCGTCGAAAACATTGTACAGGCAGTTGCAAGAGATTGCTTAGCCGCATCAATGTTACGGCTTTCTAAAGCGGGTTACAAAATTGTAGCCCATATCCACGACGAAGTGGTTATCGAAGCGCCTATAGGCGTAGGCAGTTTAGAAGAAGTAATAGATATAATGTGTGAACCTGAGCCCTGGAATGAGGGCCTCATATTAAACGCAGCAGGGTTTGAGAACCCTTACTACATGAAGGATTAGGAGGACAATTCTTATGAAACTCTCAAAACAACAAATTCAACAACAACGCGAAGCAATCGACGGCTTATATGAACTCGTAAAAGATGCACCAGCTAGCGAACGTAAAGATACAGCTATGGCATATTGCGAAGGATGTATTGCTGCATGCGACCTCGCGCTTAAGATATTAAACGGCAAGAAAGCAGAAGCTCCTAAGGTGGAAGAACCTGTAGTTGCCGAAACTACGGCTGAAGCTACTCCAGCTGTAGAAGAAAAGCCAAAACGCAAACGTACTACCAAAAAGAAAGAAGTAGAGGCTCCAGTAGTTGAGGAAACTCCTGAAGAAGATGATTTAGACGATTTGTTATAAGAGAAAGGATAGCGCCTTATGAAGGTCTTATTCAATCTACAAGTACAAAGGCTGTACGACCTGGTACGGCGCAATCAAGTATCACCTTTTAACCCTGCAAGTTATTACCATGTACCTTGCGAACACTCCTTCGCTAATCTTTGGCCAATGGAATCTAATGGGTTCGGGATAGTGCCTTGCCGGGAATCAGATGAGTTCTATTGCCCAAAATGCGGTGAGCGGATCAACGCTAAAGGGTTTACTGCAGAAGTTGGGTATAGCGCCACAGTTCCTCTCTCCCTGGACCTATCCATTATAGATAGGGGCGATAAACTGGACGTGCAATTTGAGTACGACACGGTATACGCCGACGGCGATAATGGGATGATTTACAAAGGTTATAAATCTCATGTCATTGATGTAATACGGTTTGACTTCAAGCAAAGAAAAACCTTTATCATACTTAAGAAACGCTCACGCAGCGACGTCGTCGAAGAAGCGACGGCTTCCCCTAGGCGTTTAAGCAACAGCCTTTTATCATTAGCTTGGTTTGTAGCCACACCTGACTGCAGACTGCATAACCATCAAGATGAGCTAAAACGTTTCGCTAAGGTATTAAAAGAGGTATTCTTTGAGAAGCTTTCAAAGGTCGTAGGTTATAAAGTCAAACGCATTAGACAAGGCGTACAGGTATCTAACAATTACGGAGCCTTCGATAACCTACTCCATAACTTAGTATGGAAATTACAAGCTCCGGATGCACCGGCTATCAATGATAGTCTTAAACAAGACTATGACGATTACTATAATCATAAATTCCCTAATGAGACACTCGGTATGGATAACGTATTAGAGTTAACGATAAAAGGCGATTCCTTTGTAAAGGCCTTAATCAAGGCTCACAACCTACCTGATGCTAGATGGGTTCGCCGGTTACTACATGACAGGCCTTTCTTCTATACGAAGATCATCAAGGTTATGGCTACGTTATTTAAGAACAAGGACTATCAAAAGGCTATGGTCGATGTCGTTAAAGATAACGCTGATAATACAAGTTATATTCAGTCATGGCCCTTATGGCGAGATGACCGTGACTTATCGGTCATTCGTAAATTTGTTAATATCCTTAGTCATCAATACGGTGAGCGCCAGGCGTTCTTATTCATTAGAAACGCGCCTTCCTATCATGATATTAGAGATACAGCTAGTATGTATTTTGAGTTATCAAGAAGTCGCCGTAAAGAGGTTTGGGCTAGTCGCATCCAAGTGCGTAACCTACATGACACAATCTCTAGAACGCAAAAGTTCGATAAAGTGGAAGACGAAATCGTTCAGCAGCGTAAAGCACATCGTGCATTAGCTGACATGGTTAACGGTTACCGCTTCATGGCAATCGGTTCTACTCACGGCATCATTGATATGGGTATACAGCTTAATAACTGTGTAAGCTCCTATATCAAGAAGGTGAAAGCAGAAACGTGCGCTATCGTAGGTGTCTATAAATGTAACGAGCCTGTAGCGTGTATCGAGGTTAATCCGAAGAATGATGCGGACGACTTCGTAGAGATACACCAGGCTAAACTTAAAAACAATCGTGGCGTATACGAAGACCACGATATCAACGGAGCTGTAACGCAGTGGGTAGCATCTCACGGCTTATGCGTTCCGGCGTATGTACGAGATATCCAGTTTGCGAAGGGAGGAGCGATGTAATATGGATACTACTATCATCATAGCTACGGGCAGAAGTCGCTCCGCCCGTAGCTGGAAGTCTCAGAAGATGACTTGGAGTGCTTTGGTCAGTAAATTGGCTGAACCAACTGTAACGAACGAAACGGCTGCTGAATACGCCAAGATGTCTAAAGCTGATCAGGGGCAAAAGAAAGACGTTGGCGGTTTTGTAGGTGGCTATATTCCTAAAAATGGTAGACGGATTAGAGTGGCTGTTAAAGAGAGATACTTAATCACTCTTGATGCGGATAACCCTGGCGAAGATTTCATCGTAGACCTAGATATGGAATTAGGCGGTATGGAATATGTACTGTATAGTACACACAGCCACACAGCTGACAATCCTCGCTACCGCGTGATTATCCCCGTGGATAGACCGATGACACCGGATGAGTATCAAGCAGTCTCGAGACGGATTGCTGATAACATCGGCATTGAGTTCTTTGACCCATCCACGCACCAGGCTGAACGGCTTATGTATTGGCCAAGCCATCCTAAGGACGTCGAGTATGTATACCAACATAGCGAAGGCTCACTTGTTTCAGTAGATACCTATTTGAGTACCTACAGAGATTGGCGAGATACAAGCCTTTGGCCAACATCGGAGAAGGAATCACAAATTCGCCTTGATGCGGCTAAGAAGCAAGGCAACCCTTTAGAGAAAAAGGGCCTTATCGGTGCTTTTTGTCGATGCTACAGTATCACGGAAGCTATCCATAAGTTTCTCCCTGAAGTCTATGAACCTACAGCTGTAGAAGACCGGTACACATATGTAGCCGGTAGCTCGGTAGGTGGTTTAGTTATTTACGATAACGATACTTTTGCTTACTCCAACCATGCAACTGACCCAATCAGCGGTAAGCTCGTCAATGCGTTTGACCTTGTCCGGATCCACTTATTCGGAGATAAGGACCCAGCCGATGAGACCAGCGTCACTAAACTTCCAAGCTACAGGGACATGATTGACTTTGTGAACGAAGACGGCGCTGCGCCAATCCTGCTCGATAAGGAACGTATGGCCGATATGGAGTTCGAGGACATCACAGACGATGACGAGGACTTTTTATCAAAGCTTAAACGTGATAAAAACGGTACCCCTGAATCTGATGTGTACAACTGCTTAGTCGTCCTTAAGCAAGACCCAGCGCTCAAAGGTAAAATCCGTCTCGATGAATTTGCGCACCGCTTAGTCGTGATTGACGACCTTCCTTGGCGTGGTAAGGACGAAACCCCTTACTGGACGGATACTGACGATGCATGCTTACGTAACTACTTCGCTACGAAATACCTCATCAAGGGTAAAGGCATCATCGACGATGCGCTCCAGGAAGTCACGCAAGATAATAAGTTCCACCCTGTGCGTGAGTATCTAAAGGGGCTAACTTGGGACGGCGAATGTAGACTAGATACTCTCTTCATCGATTATATCGGTGCGGAGGATACGGAATACATTCGCGCGGTTACCCGTAAATGGATGTGTGGCGCGGTAGCTCGTGTTATGGATCCAGGCGTTAAGTTTGATACGGCGATTGTGTTGTATGGTTCTCAAGGTCTTGGTAAATCCTTAATCCTAGAACGCTTAGGCCGTAAATGGTTTAATAACTCACTCGTTGACATCAAAACCAAAGATGCCCTAGAACAAATTCAAGGCTCTTGGATAGTCGAACTTGCCGAACTGGCACCTACCTACAAGAACGATAATGAAATCGTTAAAGCCTTTATCAGTCGTACCTCTGACCGGTTCCGTTCTCCATATGGGAGACGCACCGAAGAGTACCCTCGCCAGTGTGTGTTCGCTGGTTCTACTAATAATCTTATGTTCCTTAAAGACCGTACCGGTAACCGCCGATTTTGGCCAATTACTGGCGATAAGGACCGGAAGACAAAGCACTCCTGGGACTTGTCAAAAGATGAAATTGACCAATTATGGGCAGAAGCGTTCGTGTATTGGTCTGAAGGTGAGCCTTTGGTATTGGAAGGAGCACTTGAAGAGGAAGCCCTTAGAATTCAATTATCGCACACTGAAGGCGGTGAACTAGTAGGACTCATTGAGGAATACCTCGAAATGCTACTACCTGAAGACTGGGAAACAATGGATATCTACGACAGACGAGATTACGTTGCTAATTATGGCGATGACGATCATTGCGGTTCAGTGCAGCGGGAACGAGTGTGTGCCCTTGAGATATGGTGTGAAGTGCTTGGCGGGGACAGGAAGAACCTGCAGAACGCAAAGGCTAGAGAGATTATTGACATCTTACAATCAACGCCAGGCTGGAACCCATATACAAAAGGGACAGGAAAAGCACGTTTTGGCAGGCTTTACGGTCCACAGAGAGCGTTTATAAAGGAAGGTGCAGACCTCCTATCAATGTATAAACAAAATCAAGGTAAGTAGGTGTGTCCAATTATTTGAGGTGTGTCCAATTATTTAATAGGTATGAATGTTCGTAAAAATAAATATTCAGGCCTATACATCGATTAATTTTGATATAGTGCAATAATTGGACACACTAGACACGCTTGGACACACTAATTGGACACGGGCAAAAAGCGGATAACTGCTAAACTAAATAGTAAAGTGTGTCCAGTGTGTCCAATTATTTATATAAAAATAAAAAAATAAATATATGAATAATTGGGTGTATATATATAAGCGTAAAAAACGCAAATACGCGTATATATATATGTTGGAAGAAAATTGGACACTTCGGACACACCCCCCCCATAAATCCAGTAACGGCGCGGGTTCATAGGCGTGTCCGAGGGTGTGTCCAATTATTAAATGAGAACGAGGTGAGAACGTGGAAAAAGACATCGAGCGATGGTTAGGAAATCAACTCAAAAAAATGGGGTGCATATATATGAAATTCGTGTCACCTGGAAATGATGGGGTCCCGGATCGGATTATTGTACTTCCCGGAGGCGGTGTTATATTCGTCGAGTTAAAGGATACAAACGGAAAGCTAATGGCTAACCAACGAGTACAGATTTCACGATTACGAAAGCAGGGCGCTTTGGTGTTTGTGGTAACCGGGATGCCTGATGCCAAGTTATTTGTTGAAGATATGGAAAGGGCGATACATGGACTTTCATCCACACGAGTACCAAAGCATTGCAATACAACGAATCATTGACAATACCCATTACGGCTTGTTATTGGATATGGGGTTAGGTAAAACCATATCTACACTCATTGCGATTGAACGGCTTATGTATGACTACTTTGATATTAAAAAAGTATTACTCATCGCACCTAAGAAGGTAGCAGAGTCTACATGGGCCCAAGAAACGCAAAAATGGAGTGCAACAAGACGTTTAATGGTGGCTAAGGTGTTAGGTTCCGAAAAGGAACGTATACAGGCCTTAGAGAGTGAATCTGACGTTTATGTGATAAATCGTGAAAACGTGCAGTGGCTATATGAGTACTATCGTAAGAAAAAATCGTTCCCTTTCGATATGTTAGTCATCGATGAGAGTTCTTCGTTTAAGAACCCGCAGGCAAAACGGTTTAAGGCGATTCGTAAACTTCGACCATTGTTTAAGCGTATCGTCATTTTAACAGGTACACCGGCACCTAATACCTTACTTGATATTTGGGCGCAAATGTACCTCTTAGATGGCGGTGAACGATTAGGTAAGACGATTACTGAATATCGTACCCGGTATTTTACACCGGACAAAACCAACGGGCATGTCGTGTACAGTTACCGATTACAGCCAGGTGGAGACAAAGCGATATTCAGCAAGATGCAGGATATCTGCATGAGCTTAAAAGCGAAGGACTATCTTACACTACCTGAACGTATCGAGAATGTCATCACAGTAGAGATGAACCCTAAAGAATGGGAACTCTATAAACAGATGGAACGTGAGCACGTGCTTAGCTTAGCCAGTGATGACGACGTAAGTGCACTTAATGCAGCAGCACTCGCTGGTAAATTGTTACAACTAGCGAATGGATCCATTTATAACGATGATGGTGAAATCGTAGTTGTCCATAACGAGAAGATTGAACGCTTGAAAGAATTGGTAGAAACGAATGAAGGAAAACCGATGTTAGTGTTCTACAACTTCAAGCATGACCTTCAATCTATCAAAGAAGCGTTCCCGAAAGCCGTCGAGCTTAAGACCGATGATGATGTAGCGAAGTGGAACAAGGGCAACATTCAAATGTTACTGGCGCATCCCGCATCAGCAGGGTACGGCTTAAATCTGCAAGCCGGCGGTAATATCATTGTATGGTATGGACTAACGTGGAGCCTTGAACAGTATCAACAGGCGAACGCACGACTTCATAGACAGGGGCAAACACAACCCGTGATTATCCACCATTTAGTCACTAAGGGCACGATGGACGAGCAAGTCATGAAAGCGTTAGAACGCAAAGAAGCGGGGCAAGATGCCCTCTTAGAAGCTATTAAATATCGTAAGGAATTGTATAAGGAGTAGAACTATGCAAAAGAAATGTAGACGATGCGGGGACACATTCACAGTAAGAACTCACGAGGACTATTGTCCTGAGTGTGAGAAAGTTATGACACCTCCTGGTGCAGGCGTGAGTAAAGAGTTAACCTGTGAGGGATGTGGCACAACCTTCATTCACAAAAAAGAAAAAGCGCAAGGTCGTTGGCCTAAATATTGTCCGGAGTGTCTACCTAAGTATTCGAAGGTACCTAAGAAGAAGGAAGTAGCGGTAGAACCGGTAGCCCAAACTATCGAGGAGCATGAAGTTAAGGCCATTAAAGAAGATGTTATCAACCACCCTTCACACTACACACGGGGCAAGATTGAGGTTATCGATTTTATCGAGGATCAACAACTTCCGTATCATCTAGGTAATGTTATCAAGTACATCGCAAGAGCAGGGTATAAGGGTGACAAACTCGAAGACCTAAAAAAAGCGCGGTGGTACTTAGACCGTTACATCAACGAGGTAGCGCAGCATGAGTGATTATAAAGAAAAGGCGACTGCGTATCTGCAAGATATCAAGCTGATTGCGATTCGTATTCAATCACTACGGCAAGATATTCGCAAATTGCAGTATGATATCATCACCTTATCGGCGATTGATTATTCCAAAGACAGAGTATCAGGGGGCGGTACTCCAGTAGGTCTTGAAGGGGACGTAGCAAGACTTGTTGATACAGTAGATGCCAAAAAACGGGAGATAGCAAAGCTTATTGCTAAAAGGGAAGAAGCAAGGGCTTTAATTGAAAAGATAGAATGTATACCAGGGCGTATTATATTAGCGCAAGAGTACATTAACGGGGCATTCCCTAAGAAGGTGCAAGCGATGATATATTACGAAAAAAGCAGTTACTTCAATTTAAAAAATAAAGCGTTGAACGAATTAGGGGAACTCCTTTCATAGTGGAGTACTTTGGAGTGTTTTGGAGTGTTTTGGACTTAAATGAACCGACTTGACAAGGTATAATGTAGTTGTGAAAGGTGTCATTAGTCATCTAACACAAATCCTCTCTTATACACAACTCGGCAAAAAGCACGGTGATGACGACCGTGCTTTTTGTTGTATGTAACATTGTAAATACAGGGGCCCGTATTTATGGTGTAGGCGATCGCGTAAGCTAAGGAGAGGGAATATGTAAAAATGAAATTTACCGCACAATGAAACCAGGGCGAGCCGAATATGTCCACATACATTTCAAAGCTTATACATTATGAGCTTGCCCTGTATCGTTGTACGCTGACATCTGATGACTAGAACTAGTAGTCCTCCGATAACTATATAGCCTAACAACAACCAACTAGTCATCGGATTTGAGCGTACAAATTATAAAGGTGAAAGGTATGAGCACAGAAGTCAAATGCATTAAACGTAAATGCCTGAATAATAAAAACGGCGTTTGCACGGCGCAACTAATTGAATATGACGGTCTGTGTCAAACCTATATCACACACGACCAAGCACACAAAAGTAATTGTGGATTATGCACTCGTTCGCACGGCCGATTTAAGAGAAACAGCCGTGATGTATTAAGATAGCCAGGAGGTGAGATAGTGGCTGCATTAGCAAATAAACGACACGAAAAATTTTGTCATGAGTACATCAAGGATATGAACGCTACACAGGCTGCTATTCGCACTGGTTACTCTGAGAAAACAGCTAAAATGCAAGGTAGTCGCTTGATGACTAATGATGACATCAAGGCAAGGGTCAAAGAGCTCCGTGACGCCTACTTCAACGAAAACATCATGACGGCTCAGCAGGTCGAGTATGAGTTAACACGAATCGCACTGGGGCTCTCAAATGAAAAACAAGTGGTTATCGAGGGCACTGGGGAAGGATGTTCCGAAGCCCGCATTATCGATAAACCGCCTGACGAGAAGTCGAGACTGAAAGCCCTGGAGCTCATGGCAAAACGGCATAGAATACTCAGCGGTGATACGACTATCGATATTAAGCCTGTACTCATCGTAGGTGGTGACGATATTGCAGACTAATAGAGTGTACTTGCCGGATATTGTAGGCAAGGGATACGGTGCTTTTTGGCGGTTCAAAGGTCGTTATAAAGTAGTCAAGGGCAGTCGTGCCAGTAAGAAGTCTTCTACGCAGTCTCTAAAAGTCATTGTGGAGATAATGGAGAACCCTTGTATTAACTGGTTAGTCGTTCGTAAGACAGAACGGACTTTGCGTGACAGTTGTTTCGCGCAACTCAAATGGGCTATGCGCCAGTTGAAGGTGGAGCGGTATTTCAAATGTTCCGTATCTCCACTTGAGATAACGTATATCCCAACAGGACAGAAGATTCTATTTCGTGGTCTCGATGATCCTTTAAAGGTAACGTCCATTACTGTTGAAGTCGGTGCTTTGTGTAGGCTATGGATTGAAGAAGCTTACGAGATTATGAGTGAAGATGCCTTCAACAGACTGGATGAATCTATTCGTGGTCAGTTGCCTGACGGTTTGTATCACCAGGTAGTCTTAACTTTTAACCCGTGGTCCGATAGGCACTGGTTAAAGAAGCGCTTTTTTGATGAACCTAGTGACAACGTTCTAGCCATGACTACGAATTATCTGTGTAACGAGTTCTTGAGTGAATCTGACTTAGTGTTATTCGAAGAGATGAAGAAGAACCCTAAGCGGTATCAAGTAGCAGGGCTCGGTAACTGGGGCGTTGTTGAAGGCCTGGTTTACGAAAACTGGAAAGAACAAGAATTTAGTGTTGATTATATTAGAGGTCAAACCGGTACCAAGTCCGCGTTTGGCCTTGATTTTGGTTATACGGTAGACCCTACAGCGCTAGTGTGCATGCTTGTTGATATGGTGAATAAGAAAATCTACATATTTGACGAGCTGTACGAAACAGGGCTTACGAATCAACAATTAGCATCCCGCATCATTGATATGGGTTACGCTAAAGAGAAGATAAGGGCCGATAGTGCCGAGCCTAAATCTATTGAGGAATTGTACCAGGCAGGGTTAAAAGGAATAACCAGGGCACGCAAAGGTAAAGACAGCATATTAAACGGCATTCAGAGGATACAAGACTACGAATTAATCGTTCACCCAAGATGCGTTAATGTGCTGCGTGAATTATCCACGTACCAATGGGCGAAGGATCGCTTTGAGAAATACACAGGGAAACCTGAAGACGAAAATAACCATGCTATGGATGCTATGCGGTATGGTTTAGAAGATATTAATGTAGAAAGGTGGTCGTTTGATTGATATTATCTCAGCTGTGGGACCGCATCATAAAAGGTTCCGCGACTATGTCGGAACGCGAGTTCCTACAAGCACAACTGCGTAATTTTCTGGGTAGCGAACAGCGTAAAACGATGTGTACTGCTATCGATTATTATGACGGTAAACATGACATTTTGAATAAGCAACGATATGTTATTGGTGAGGGTAATACGCGAATAGCGTTACAGGGTGTCCCTAACAATCAGATTGTGGATAACCGATTTGATGATTTAGTAGACCAAAAGGTTAACTACTTATTGTCTAAGCCGTTGGATATTAACGCAGATGATGACGAGCTCGATAAGATGTTTGGTATTCAGTTCCAGCGTTTGTTGAAGTCTGTCGGTAAGTTCGCAACGATGGCGGGTAAGGCGTATATACACCCTTACATAGGCATCGACGGCACGCTAAAGTTTAAGATGATGAAACCGCATCAGGTTTTACCATTTTGGGCAGATGAGGAGCACACACAACTAGATGCGTTCTTATACTTGTACGATATTGAGTACTACACAGGGTTAGAAACTAAGACCATTCATAAAGTGGAATACTACACACCGAATGGAATTCAGTATTACATATGGGATACGGAACGTTTACTTCCGGACCCCGATAAAGAAGATACTGCTAATTTTGCGATTGCCGATACACCTTATAACTGGGAACGTATTCCTCTCATTATGTTCCGTGCGAATGAATTCGAGCAACCGCTTATCGATAAGGTTAAATCCTTGCAAGATGCACTTAACCGGTTACTATCTAACTTCCAGGATAATATGGAAGAAGATATCCGCAGCACAATTTTGATACTACAGAACTATGACGGCGAAAATCTAGCTGAGTTCCGTCAAAATCTTGCTTCGTATGGCGCGATTAAGGTTCGCACAGTAGATGGTGTCAACGGTGACGTGAAAGCCCTAAAAATAGAGGTGAATAGCGACAATTACCAATTACTGATTAACATTTTGCGTAAGGCTATTATCGAGAACGGACGGGGCTTTGATGCTAAGGACGATCGTATGGCTAACAATCCAAATCAGATGAACATCATGTCCATGTACTCTGATATTGATTTAGATGCCAATGAAATGGAGCTAGAGTTTAAATCTAGCTTACACGATTTGATGTGGTTCGTTAACACGTATCGTGGTTTAACTAAT comes from the Veillonella dispar genome and includes:
- a CDS encoding PBSX family phage terminase large subunit, with product MYLPDIVGKGYGAFWRFKGRYKVVKGSRASKKSSTQSLKVIVEIMENPCINWLVVRKTERTLRDSCFAQLKWAMRQLKVERYFKCSVSPLEITYIPTGQKILFRGLDDPLKVTSITVEVGALCRLWIEEAYEIMSEDAFNRLDESIRGQLPDGLYHQVVLTFNPWSDRHWLKKRFFDEPSDNVLAMTTNYLCNEFLSESDLVLFEEMKKNPKRYQVAGLGNWGVVEGLVYENWKEQEFSVDYIRGQTGTKSAFGLDFGYTVDPTALVCMLVDMVNKKIYIFDELYETGLTNQQLASRIIDMGYAKEKIRADSAEPKSIEELYQAGLKGITRARKGKDSILNGIQRIQDYELIVHPRCVNVLRELSTYQWAKDRFEKYTGKPEDENNHAMDAMRYGLEDINVERWSFD
- a CDS encoding phage portal protein, with the protein product MILSQLWDRIIKGSATMSEREFLQAQLRNFLGSEQRKTMCTAIDYYDGKHDILNKQRYVIGEGNTRIALQGVPNNQIVDNRFDDLVDQKVNYLLSKPLDINADDDELDKMFGIQFQRLLKSVGKFATMAGKAYIHPYIGIDGTLKFKMMKPHQVLPFWADEEHTQLDAFLYLYDIEYYTGLETKTIHKVEYYTPNGIQYYIWDTERLLPDPDKEDTANFAIADTPYNWERIPLIMFRANEFEQPLIDKVKSLQDALNRLLSNFQDNMEEDIRSTILILQNYDGENLAEFRQNLASYGAIKVRTVDGVNGDVKALKIEVNSDNYQLLINILRKAIIENGRGFDAKDDRMANNPNQMNIMSMYSDIDLDANEMELEFKSSLHDLMWFVNTYRGLTNQDTVEEVDFIFNRDLPINEGDTINNCKNSVGIISNETIIANHPWTTDAAEELAKVKKEQSEVTADFVVPNGGEADGE